Proteins from a genomic interval of Rattus norvegicus strain BN/NHsdMcwi chromosome 2, GRCr8, whole genome shotgun sequence:
- the Mllt11 gene encoding protein AF1q — MRDPVSSQYSSFLFWRMPIPELDLSELEGLGLSDSPTYKSKESNSIGKMGGQATGAERKSPEGDPLLEYSTFNFWRAPIASIRSIDLDLL, encoded by the coding sequence ATGCGGGACCCTGTGAGTAGCCAGTACAGCTCCTTTCTTTTCTGGAGGATGCCCATCCCAGAACTGGATCTGTCGGAGCTGGAAGGCCTGGGCCTGTCAGATTCACCTACCTACAAGAGCAAGGAGAGCAACAGCATTGGCAAAATGGGTGGGCAGGCAACCGGAGCTGAGCGGAAGAGCCCTGAAGGCGACCCCCTCCTTGAGTATAGCACCTTCAACTTCTGGAGAGCCCCTATTGCCAGCATCCGCTCGATCGACCTGGACTTGCTCTAA